A single Vigna radiata var. radiata cultivar VC1973A chromosome 8, Vradiata_ver6, whole genome shotgun sequence DNA region contains:
- the LOC106771710 gene encoding exocyst complex component EXO84B-like isoform X1 — MKMESSSTPPPKFRFRDHSLMESQNSSDSSSSAVSAASPSVTHTHADHQIESITARGIKQLCDELLELKEAANEDLQRNIYAKYSTFLRVLEEAREMENELVQMENHFVSHRRRVKDLIDRIYPMILSVDITFEDHVNVVPSPPRELEALVNECLENLDICMSENKIDEALHFLESADEHYQSLLLQDCSHSEMMLYESAISEKKSMLIQQFAQIAENKRTSGPELQRALAKLCRLGDSQLAIDLLLKHYHLRIVTGTDNLHWAKLSSSELYTRELARFVFSIISQAARSFVMLCGETSSCTSELMLWAYEETKSFIICFDKYIKGTSAMSGGLSSVVKAVKFAVIYCSLLENQKLVLQPYLVKHLCPCVEEILNTHIKHFKKVIAIFSVSDPWILEKYLVSGVFVGAGSSTLAVGEQHDYCLLTTSGRKVLTLLQAIIEDISPLVSLQMGSLVIGGITNLFTEYIAILERALAYETSSTEQGSPRMKFAESLPQQVSILVNLSTLVRFLSIMVKNIFSCTDLAELQVWENLSIVHQHEGLNDFLLFIEEASNKLRNVFCQQLILRVLCTYHRHEISSDSHCNGQLEANAIHNPTPSGIFQVLFLELRKIEQLEEEGVFEVNWLMGLLRELMESMFIWVSENKEILATEENGSSQTDQAKQQFLLDVQFLVEIGMYGGYFSDDPLLLLTLMKSTFNSAGLDPFKDVDEDDWAIDAATKTIQKLLEIEKASLQPEEHLVAITEESHEHENQIKQSAYGSDFPEEVESNSSENNLDAVVDAERDEVAKHETEVTVDAKTSSPDIVFSPEEGIITEGSLC, encoded by the exons ATGAAAATGGAATCTTCTTCAACGCCTCCTCCTAAGTTCCGCTTCAGAGACCACTCTCTCATGGAGTCTCAAAACTCCTCGGATTCCTCCTCCTCCGCCGTTTCCGCCGCCTCACCGTCCGTCACTCACACTCACGCCGACCATCAAATTGAATCCATAACTGCAAga GGCATTAAGCAGTTGTGTGATGAACTTCTGGAGCTAAAGGAAGCAGCTAATGAAGACTTACAGAGAAACATATATGCCAAGTATTCCACTTTCCTTAG AGTACTGGAGGAAGCTAGAGAAATGGAAAATGAGCTTGTGCAAATGGAAAACCATTTTGTATCTCATAGAAGACGAGTAAAGGATCTTATAGATCGAATATATCCAATGATATTGTCCGTAGATATAACCTTCGAAGATCATGTAAATGTTGTCCCATCTCCCCCTAGAGAGTTGGAAGCTCTTGTCAATGAATGTTTagagaatttggatatatgcaTGTCAGAAAATAAGATAGATGAAGCCCTGCACTTTCTAGAATCTGCAGATGAGCATTATCAAAGCCTTCTGTTGCAAGATTGTTCCCATAGTGAGATGATGTTGTATGAATCTGCAATTTCTGAGAAAAAGTCCATGCTTATACAACAGTTTGCACAAATAGCTGAGAATAAAAGAACATCAGGACCGGAACTTCAGAGGGCACTAGCAAAACTTTGCAGACTTGGTGATAGTCAACTTGCTATTGATCTATTGCTCAAGCATTACCATTTGCGTATTGTGACTGGAACAGATAATTTACATTGGGCAAAGTTATCTTCAAGTGAGTTATATACAAGGGAACTTGCAAGGTTCGTGTTCTCAATCATTTCACAAGCAGCAAGGAGCTTTGTGATGTTGTGTGGAGAGACTTCTTCATGTACCTCAGAACTCATGCTTTGGGCTTATGAAGAAACAAAGTCATTTATCATTTGTTTTGATAAATACATTAAAGGCACCTCGGCAATGAGTGGAGGATTGTCTTCTGTCGTAAAAGCAGTCAAGTTTGCTGTCATTTATTGTTCTTTATTAGAAAATCAGAAATTAGTGTTGCAGCCATACTTGGTGAAGCATCTCTGTCCCTGCGTGGAAGAGATTTTAAACACGCATATAAAGCATTTTAAGAAAGTGATTGCAATCTTCTCAGTGAGCGATCCTTGGATTTTAGAGAAGTATCTTGTGTCTGGAGTGTTTGTTGGGGCTGGATCTTCAACTCTAGCAGTTGGGGAACAACATGACTACTGCTTGCTAACTACTAGTGGTCGAAAGGTTCTGACATTATTGCAG GCCATAATAGAAGATATATCTCCCTTAGTTTCCCTTCAAATGGGGAGTTTAGTCATTGGTGGAATCACTAACCTCTTCACAGAGTATATTGCTATACTTGAAAGAGCCCTTGCTTATGAAACAAGTTCAACTGAACAAGGTAGTCCACGAATGAAGTTTGCTGAGTCACTACCACAACAGGTTTCTATTTTGGTCAATTTATCAACGTTAGTGCGGTTTCTCTCTATCATGGTAAAAAATATCTTTAGCTGCACTGATCTGGCAGAATTACAAGTCTGGGAAAACCTTTCAATTGTTCATCAGCACGAAGGACTTAATGATTTCTTATTGTTTATTGAAGAGGCTTCTAATAAGTTGAGAAACGTGTTCTGCCAGCAATTAATTCTCAGAGTATTGTGTACTTACCATAGACATGAAATATCTTCAGACAGTCATTGCAATGGCCAGTTGGAAGCTAACGCCATCCACAATCCAACGCCCTCTGGTATATTTCAG GTTTTATTTCTAGAATTGAGGAAAATAGAACAACTTGAGGAAGAGGGTGTATTTGAAGTGAATTGGTTGATGGGATTACTGCGAGAATTAATGGAGTCTATGTTTATTTGGGTTTCCGAAAACAAAGAGATCCTAGCAACTGAAGAGAATGGGAGCTCACAAACTGATCAAGCCAAACAG CAGTTTCTTTTGGACGTGCAATTCTTGGTGGAAATTGGAATGTATGGAGGATATTTCTCCGACGATCCTTTACTCCTTCTCACTCTCATGAAATCAACCTTCAATTCAGCTGGACTAGACCCTTTCAA AGATGTAGATGAAGATGATTGGGCAATAGATGCTGCTACTAAAACAATTCAAAAGCTGTTGGAAATTGAGAAAGCAAGTTTGCAACCAGAGGAGCATCTAGTTGCCATCACAGAGGAGTCACATGAGCATGAGAACCAAATCAAACAATCCGCATATGGCAGTGATTTTCCCGAGGAAGTCGAATCAAATTCTTCAGAGAATAATTTAGATGCAGTGGTGGATGCAGAGAGAGATGAGGTTGCCAAACACGAAACAGAAGTTACTGTTGATGCAAAAACATCTTCACCAGACATAGTATTTAGCCCTGAAGAGGGGATCATTACTGAAGGGAGTTTATGTTGA
- the LOC106771710 gene encoding exocyst complex component EXO84B-like isoform X2, whose product MKMESSSTPPPKFRFRDHSLMESQNSSDSSSSAVSAASPSVTHTHADHQIESITARGIKQLCDELLELKEAANEDLQRNIYAKYSTFLRVLEEAREMENELVQMENHFVSHRRRVKDLIDRIYPMILSVDITFEDHVNVVPSPPRELEALVNECLENLDICMSENKIDEALHFLESADEHYQSLLLQDCSHSEMMLYESAISEKKSMLIQQFAQIAENKRTSGPELQRALAKLCRLGDSQLAIDLLLKHYHLRIVTGTDNLHWAKLSSSELYTRELARFVFSIISQAARSFVMLCGETSSCTSELMLWAYEETKSFIICFDKYIKGTSAMSGGLSSVVKAVKFAVIYCSLLENQKLVLQPYLVKHLCPCVEEILNTHIKHFKKVIAIFSVSDPWILEKYLVSGVFVGAGSSTLAVGEQHDYCLLTTSGRKVLTLLQAIIEDISPLVSLQMGSLVIGGITNLFTEYIAILERALAYETSSTEQGSPRMKFAESLPQQVSILVNLSTLVRFLSIMVKNIFSCTDLAELQVWENLSIVHQHEGLNDFLLFIEEASNKLRNVFCQQLILRVLCTYHRHEISSDSHCNGQLEANAIHNPTPSGIFQVLFLELRKIEQLEEEGVFEVNWLMGLLRELMESMFIWVSENKEILATEENGSSQTDQAKQFLLDVQFLVEIGMYGGYFSDDPLLLLTLMKSTFNSAGLDPFKDVDEDDWAIDAATKTIQKLLEIEKASLQPEEHLVAITEESHEHENQIKQSAYGSDFPEEVESNSSENNLDAVVDAERDEVAKHETEVTVDAKTSSPDIVFSPEEGIITEGSLC is encoded by the exons ATGAAAATGGAATCTTCTTCAACGCCTCCTCCTAAGTTCCGCTTCAGAGACCACTCTCTCATGGAGTCTCAAAACTCCTCGGATTCCTCCTCCTCCGCCGTTTCCGCCGCCTCACCGTCCGTCACTCACACTCACGCCGACCATCAAATTGAATCCATAACTGCAAga GGCATTAAGCAGTTGTGTGATGAACTTCTGGAGCTAAAGGAAGCAGCTAATGAAGACTTACAGAGAAACATATATGCCAAGTATTCCACTTTCCTTAG AGTACTGGAGGAAGCTAGAGAAATGGAAAATGAGCTTGTGCAAATGGAAAACCATTTTGTATCTCATAGAAGACGAGTAAAGGATCTTATAGATCGAATATATCCAATGATATTGTCCGTAGATATAACCTTCGAAGATCATGTAAATGTTGTCCCATCTCCCCCTAGAGAGTTGGAAGCTCTTGTCAATGAATGTTTagagaatttggatatatgcaTGTCAGAAAATAAGATAGATGAAGCCCTGCACTTTCTAGAATCTGCAGATGAGCATTATCAAAGCCTTCTGTTGCAAGATTGTTCCCATAGTGAGATGATGTTGTATGAATCTGCAATTTCTGAGAAAAAGTCCATGCTTATACAACAGTTTGCACAAATAGCTGAGAATAAAAGAACATCAGGACCGGAACTTCAGAGGGCACTAGCAAAACTTTGCAGACTTGGTGATAGTCAACTTGCTATTGATCTATTGCTCAAGCATTACCATTTGCGTATTGTGACTGGAACAGATAATTTACATTGGGCAAAGTTATCTTCAAGTGAGTTATATACAAGGGAACTTGCAAGGTTCGTGTTCTCAATCATTTCACAAGCAGCAAGGAGCTTTGTGATGTTGTGTGGAGAGACTTCTTCATGTACCTCAGAACTCATGCTTTGGGCTTATGAAGAAACAAAGTCATTTATCATTTGTTTTGATAAATACATTAAAGGCACCTCGGCAATGAGTGGAGGATTGTCTTCTGTCGTAAAAGCAGTCAAGTTTGCTGTCATTTATTGTTCTTTATTAGAAAATCAGAAATTAGTGTTGCAGCCATACTTGGTGAAGCATCTCTGTCCCTGCGTGGAAGAGATTTTAAACACGCATATAAAGCATTTTAAGAAAGTGATTGCAATCTTCTCAGTGAGCGATCCTTGGATTTTAGAGAAGTATCTTGTGTCTGGAGTGTTTGTTGGGGCTGGATCTTCAACTCTAGCAGTTGGGGAACAACATGACTACTGCTTGCTAACTACTAGTGGTCGAAAGGTTCTGACATTATTGCAG GCCATAATAGAAGATATATCTCCCTTAGTTTCCCTTCAAATGGGGAGTTTAGTCATTGGTGGAATCACTAACCTCTTCACAGAGTATATTGCTATACTTGAAAGAGCCCTTGCTTATGAAACAAGTTCAACTGAACAAGGTAGTCCACGAATGAAGTTTGCTGAGTCACTACCACAACAGGTTTCTATTTTGGTCAATTTATCAACGTTAGTGCGGTTTCTCTCTATCATGGTAAAAAATATCTTTAGCTGCACTGATCTGGCAGAATTACAAGTCTGGGAAAACCTTTCAATTGTTCATCAGCACGAAGGACTTAATGATTTCTTATTGTTTATTGAAGAGGCTTCTAATAAGTTGAGAAACGTGTTCTGCCAGCAATTAATTCTCAGAGTATTGTGTACTTACCATAGACATGAAATATCTTCAGACAGTCATTGCAATGGCCAGTTGGAAGCTAACGCCATCCACAATCCAACGCCCTCTGGTATATTTCAG GTTTTATTTCTAGAATTGAGGAAAATAGAACAACTTGAGGAAGAGGGTGTATTTGAAGTGAATTGGTTGATGGGATTACTGCGAGAATTAATGGAGTCTATGTTTATTTGGGTTTCCGAAAACAAAGAGATCCTAGCAACTGAAGAGAATGGGAGCTCACAAACTGATCAAGCCAAACAG TTTCTTTTGGACGTGCAATTCTTGGTGGAAATTGGAATGTATGGAGGATATTTCTCCGACGATCCTTTACTCCTTCTCACTCTCATGAAATCAACCTTCAATTCAGCTGGACTAGACCCTTTCAA AGATGTAGATGAAGATGATTGGGCAATAGATGCTGCTACTAAAACAATTCAAAAGCTGTTGGAAATTGAGAAAGCAAGTTTGCAACCAGAGGAGCATCTAGTTGCCATCACAGAGGAGTCACATGAGCATGAGAACCAAATCAAACAATCCGCATATGGCAGTGATTTTCCCGAGGAAGTCGAATCAAATTCTTCAGAGAATAATTTAGATGCAGTGGTGGATGCAGAGAGAGATGAGGTTGCCAAACACGAAACAGAAGTTACTGTTGATGCAAAAACATCTTCACCAGACATAGTATTTAGCCCTGAAGAGGGGATCATTACTGAAGGGAGTTTATGTTGA
- the LOC106771710 gene encoding exocyst complex component EXO84B-like isoform X3: MKMESSSTPPPKFRFRDHSLMESQNSSDSSSSAVSAASPSVTHTHADHQIESITARGIKQLCDELLELKEAANEDLQRNIYAKYSTFLRVLEEAREMENELVQMENHFVSHRRRVKDLIDRIYPMILSVDITFEDHVNVVPSPPRELEALVNECLENLDICMSENKIDEALHFLESADEHYQSLLLQDCSHSEMMLYESAISEKKSMLIQQFAQIAENKRTSGPELQRALAKLCRLGDSQLAIDLLLKHYHLRIVTGTDNLHWAKLSSSELYTRELARFVFSIISQAARSFVMLCGETSSCTSELMLWAYEETKSFIICFDKYIKGTSAMSGGLSSVVKAVKFAVIYCSLLENQKLVLQPYLVKHLCPCVEEILNTHIKHFKKVIAIFSVSDPWILEKYLVSGVFVGAGSSTLAVGEQHDYCLLTTSGRKVLTLLQAIIEDISPLVSLQMGSLVIGGITNLFTEYIAILERALAYETSSTEQGSPRMKFAESLPQQVSILVNLSTLVRFLSIMVKNIFSCTDLAELQVWENLSIVHQHEGLNDFLLFIEEASNKLRNVFCQQLILRVLCTYHRHEISSDSHCNGQLEANAIHNPTPSGIFQVLFLELRKIEQLEEEGVFEVNWLMGLLRELMESMFIWVSENKEILATEENGSSQTDQAKQQFLLDVQFLVEIGMYGGYFSDDPLLLLTLMKSTFNSAGLDPFK, encoded by the exons ATGAAAATGGAATCTTCTTCAACGCCTCCTCCTAAGTTCCGCTTCAGAGACCACTCTCTCATGGAGTCTCAAAACTCCTCGGATTCCTCCTCCTCCGCCGTTTCCGCCGCCTCACCGTCCGTCACTCACACTCACGCCGACCATCAAATTGAATCCATAACTGCAAga GGCATTAAGCAGTTGTGTGATGAACTTCTGGAGCTAAAGGAAGCAGCTAATGAAGACTTACAGAGAAACATATATGCCAAGTATTCCACTTTCCTTAG AGTACTGGAGGAAGCTAGAGAAATGGAAAATGAGCTTGTGCAAATGGAAAACCATTTTGTATCTCATAGAAGACGAGTAAAGGATCTTATAGATCGAATATATCCAATGATATTGTCCGTAGATATAACCTTCGAAGATCATGTAAATGTTGTCCCATCTCCCCCTAGAGAGTTGGAAGCTCTTGTCAATGAATGTTTagagaatttggatatatgcaTGTCAGAAAATAAGATAGATGAAGCCCTGCACTTTCTAGAATCTGCAGATGAGCATTATCAAAGCCTTCTGTTGCAAGATTGTTCCCATAGTGAGATGATGTTGTATGAATCTGCAATTTCTGAGAAAAAGTCCATGCTTATACAACAGTTTGCACAAATAGCTGAGAATAAAAGAACATCAGGACCGGAACTTCAGAGGGCACTAGCAAAACTTTGCAGACTTGGTGATAGTCAACTTGCTATTGATCTATTGCTCAAGCATTACCATTTGCGTATTGTGACTGGAACAGATAATTTACATTGGGCAAAGTTATCTTCAAGTGAGTTATATACAAGGGAACTTGCAAGGTTCGTGTTCTCAATCATTTCACAAGCAGCAAGGAGCTTTGTGATGTTGTGTGGAGAGACTTCTTCATGTACCTCAGAACTCATGCTTTGGGCTTATGAAGAAACAAAGTCATTTATCATTTGTTTTGATAAATACATTAAAGGCACCTCGGCAATGAGTGGAGGATTGTCTTCTGTCGTAAAAGCAGTCAAGTTTGCTGTCATTTATTGTTCTTTATTAGAAAATCAGAAATTAGTGTTGCAGCCATACTTGGTGAAGCATCTCTGTCCCTGCGTGGAAGAGATTTTAAACACGCATATAAAGCATTTTAAGAAAGTGATTGCAATCTTCTCAGTGAGCGATCCTTGGATTTTAGAGAAGTATCTTGTGTCTGGAGTGTTTGTTGGGGCTGGATCTTCAACTCTAGCAGTTGGGGAACAACATGACTACTGCTTGCTAACTACTAGTGGTCGAAAGGTTCTGACATTATTGCAG GCCATAATAGAAGATATATCTCCCTTAGTTTCCCTTCAAATGGGGAGTTTAGTCATTGGTGGAATCACTAACCTCTTCACAGAGTATATTGCTATACTTGAAAGAGCCCTTGCTTATGAAACAAGTTCAACTGAACAAGGTAGTCCACGAATGAAGTTTGCTGAGTCACTACCACAACAGGTTTCTATTTTGGTCAATTTATCAACGTTAGTGCGGTTTCTCTCTATCATGGTAAAAAATATCTTTAGCTGCACTGATCTGGCAGAATTACAAGTCTGGGAAAACCTTTCAATTGTTCATCAGCACGAAGGACTTAATGATTTCTTATTGTTTATTGAAGAGGCTTCTAATAAGTTGAGAAACGTGTTCTGCCAGCAATTAATTCTCAGAGTATTGTGTACTTACCATAGACATGAAATATCTTCAGACAGTCATTGCAATGGCCAGTTGGAAGCTAACGCCATCCACAATCCAACGCCCTCTGGTATATTTCAG GTTTTATTTCTAGAATTGAGGAAAATAGAACAACTTGAGGAAGAGGGTGTATTTGAAGTGAATTGGTTGATGGGATTACTGCGAGAATTAATGGAGTCTATGTTTATTTGGGTTTCCGAAAACAAAGAGATCCTAGCAACTGAAGAGAATGGGAGCTCACAAACTGATCAAGCCAAACAG CAGTTTCTTTTGGACGTGCAATTCTTGGTGGAAATTGGAATGTATGGAGGATATTTCTCCGACGATCCTTTACTCCTTCTCACTCTCATGAAATCAACCTTCAATTCAGCTGGACTAGACCCTTTCAA ATGA
- the LOC106772124 gene encoding uncharacterized protein LOC106772124 isoform X2, with protein sequence MGCFFGCFGSSKHSNNKRKRNGSSNGKQEQPTVSLVPDCSKNAVNPIPQLLEKSAEQLSVSSRKKVTFDSNVKTYEPSLVDEVEERKNEDVGKEEALVHPKSSSSEDNSCVSSTGSYPPNHRYQNCRDSEDEEEEIDYGDSDLSDEDDDVIREECKELGQDFGEDGTVATIAADHVFSEEVDVKSIESNLNARDRSAYVHPVLKPVENLTQWKVVKSKKTPLRPQKEYEFGEAVEESPFSLKSESDTPKKLNQEIPVDASLSNWLVSPETTPVNKAGSVTLFPGTPDRSTPQSPYSVLSHEDRPILGALTLEEIKQFSATSSPRKSPSRSPDEMPIIGTVGTYWNFAASSEGSGSASSFKGIPNSTSKYREDKRVNWHSTPFETRLEKALNRGAASYVPRVF encoded by the exons ATGGGTTGCTTTTTTGGTTGTTTTGGTTCCTCCAAACACTCAAACAACAAGCGCAAG AGAAATGGTAGTAGCAATGGCAAGCAAGAGCAACCTACTGTCTCTTTGGTTCCGGATTGCTCCAAAAATGCCGTTAACCCTATACCACAACTCCT GGAAAAAAGTGCGGAGCAACTGAGTGTAAGTAGCAGAAAGAAAGTGACATTTGATTCCAACGTGAAGACCTATGAACCTTCCTTGGTGGATGAAGTTGAAGAGAGGAAGAATGAGGATGTTGGAAAGGAGGAAGCTTTGGTTCATCCAAAGTCATCTTCCTCTGAAGATAATAGTTGTGTTTCTTCAACGGGGTCTTACCCACCCAACCATAGGTACCAGAATTGCCGGGACAGTGAGGACGAGGAGGAAGAGATTGATTATGGGGACAGTGATCTTagtgatgaggatgatgatgtcATCAGAGAAGAGTGCAAAGAATTGGGGCAGGACTTTGGAGAAGATGGCACGGTAGCAACTATTGCCGCTGATCATGTGTTTTCTGAAGAGGTTGATGTGAAGTCAATCGAGTCCAACCTCAATGCCAGAGACAGAAGTGCTTATGTTCATCCTGTACTGAAACCAGTGGAGAATCTCACTCAGTGGAAAGTTGTGAAGTCTAAGAAAACACCCTTAAGACCTCAGAAAGAATATGAGTTTGGGGAAGCTGTGGAAGAATCACCTTTCAGCTTGAAATCAGAAAGTGACACACCAAAGAAGTTGAACCAGGAGATCCCTGTTGATGCCAGCCTATCAAATTGGTTGGTCTCACCAGAGACTACACCTGTTAACAAGGCTGGCTCAGTGACTTTATTTCCTGGTACCCCTGACAGGAGCACCCCACAAAGTCCATATTCTGTGTTAAGTCACGAAGATAGGCCAATATTAGGTGCATTGACATTAGAAGAGATCAAACAATTTTCGGCTACTTCTTCTCCAAGGAAGTCACCTAGTAGGAGTCCAGATGAAATGCCTATTATTGGCACTGTTGGGACCTACTGGAATTTTGCAGCCTCATCGGAAGGTTCTGGCTCAGCTTCTTCCTTTAAAGGAATTCCGAACTCGACAAGCAAGTACAGAGAG GATAAGAGAGTGAATTGGCACTCAACCCCTTTTGAGACAAGATTAGAGAAAGCTTTGAATAGAGGTGCTGCTTCTTATGTTCCTCGTGTATTTTAG
- the LOC106772124 gene encoding uncharacterized protein LOC106772124 isoform X1, whose translation MGCFFGCFGSSKHSNNKRKVLRNGSSNGKQEQPTVSLVPDCSKNAVNPIPQLLEKSAEQLSVSSRKKVTFDSNVKTYEPSLVDEVEERKNEDVGKEEALVHPKSSSSEDNSCVSSTGSYPPNHRYQNCRDSEDEEEEIDYGDSDLSDEDDDVIREECKELGQDFGEDGTVATIAADHVFSEEVDVKSIESNLNARDRSAYVHPVLKPVENLTQWKVVKSKKTPLRPQKEYEFGEAVEESPFSLKSESDTPKKLNQEIPVDASLSNWLVSPETTPVNKAGSVTLFPGTPDRSTPQSPYSVLSHEDRPILGALTLEEIKQFSATSSPRKSPSRSPDEMPIIGTVGTYWNFAASSEGSGSASSFKGIPNSTSKYREDKRVNWHSTPFETRLEKALNRGAASYVPRVF comes from the exons ATGGGTTGCTTTTTTGGTTGTTTTGGTTCCTCCAAACACTCAAACAACAAGCGCAAGGTTCTT AGAAATGGTAGTAGCAATGGCAAGCAAGAGCAACCTACTGTCTCTTTGGTTCCGGATTGCTCCAAAAATGCCGTTAACCCTATACCACAACTCCT GGAAAAAAGTGCGGAGCAACTGAGTGTAAGTAGCAGAAAGAAAGTGACATTTGATTCCAACGTGAAGACCTATGAACCTTCCTTGGTGGATGAAGTTGAAGAGAGGAAGAATGAGGATGTTGGAAAGGAGGAAGCTTTGGTTCATCCAAAGTCATCTTCCTCTGAAGATAATAGTTGTGTTTCTTCAACGGGGTCTTACCCACCCAACCATAGGTACCAGAATTGCCGGGACAGTGAGGACGAGGAGGAAGAGATTGATTATGGGGACAGTGATCTTagtgatgaggatgatgatgtcATCAGAGAAGAGTGCAAAGAATTGGGGCAGGACTTTGGAGAAGATGGCACGGTAGCAACTATTGCCGCTGATCATGTGTTTTCTGAAGAGGTTGATGTGAAGTCAATCGAGTCCAACCTCAATGCCAGAGACAGAAGTGCTTATGTTCATCCTGTACTGAAACCAGTGGAGAATCTCACTCAGTGGAAAGTTGTGAAGTCTAAGAAAACACCCTTAAGACCTCAGAAAGAATATGAGTTTGGGGAAGCTGTGGAAGAATCACCTTTCAGCTTGAAATCAGAAAGTGACACACCAAAGAAGTTGAACCAGGAGATCCCTGTTGATGCCAGCCTATCAAATTGGTTGGTCTCACCAGAGACTACACCTGTTAACAAGGCTGGCTCAGTGACTTTATTTCCTGGTACCCCTGACAGGAGCACCCCACAAAGTCCATATTCTGTGTTAAGTCACGAAGATAGGCCAATATTAGGTGCATTGACATTAGAAGAGATCAAACAATTTTCGGCTACTTCTTCTCCAAGGAAGTCACCTAGTAGGAGTCCAGATGAAATGCCTATTATTGGCACTGTTGGGACCTACTGGAATTTTGCAGCCTCATCGGAAGGTTCTGGCTCAGCTTCTTCCTTTAAAGGAATTCCGAACTCGACAAGCAAGTACAGAGAG GATAAGAGAGTGAATTGGCACTCAACCCCTTTTGAGACAAGATTAGAGAAAGCTTTGAATAGAGGTGCTGCTTCTTATGTTCCTCGTGTATTTTAG